A window of the Hevea brasiliensis isolate MT/VB/25A 57/8 chromosome 6, ASM3005281v1, whole genome shotgun sequence genome harbors these coding sequences:
- the LOC131180643 gene encoding uncharacterized protein LOC131180643, with the protein MLENQIAQQASSSNSKAFGKLPSQPENPREQCNAVTLRSGKVMGEEHEIEVKLKEKKDECESESTSTKAKASKEANEEKEDKKKIEEKYVPPAPYKPPLPFPQRFHKAQLDKQFGKFLEVLKKLYINIPFTDVISQMPSYAKFLREILSNKRRLEDYETVALTEECSALCENKLPPKLKDPGSFSIPCHIGETSIERALCDLGASVSLMPLSICEKLKIGDLKPTTISLQLADRSIKYPVGILENVPLKVGKFFIPVDFIVLEMEEDVRTPIILGRPFLATTGANIDVKNGKLKLTVGEEEIEFNLFQHSKEPAVMNSCYRVDVIEHDAETEVTKLEENQAIPMQCNQHKVRKKKSASPSHLVSNKASKVKLKPPSKSLKRGDSSKVCKNILQDIVGILNKATGIFTYNGKKLKYKFISAPIVKGGNIFQFQPP; encoded by the coding sequence atgttagagaatcaaatagctcaacaggCTAGCTCTTCAAATAGCAAAGCttttgggaagcttcctagccaacctGAGAATCCAAGGGAGCAGTGCAATGctgttactttaagaagtggaaagGTAATGGGGGAAGAACACGAAATTGAAGTAAagttgaaagaaaagaaagatgagTGTGAGAGTGAATCCACTTCAACTAAAGCTAAAGCTAGTAAGGAAGCAAATGAAGAGaaagaagataaaaagaaaatagaagagaaaTATGTGCCTCCTGCGCCGTACAAGCCACCATTGCCCTTTCCTCAGAGGTTTCATAAAGCACAATTAGATAAGCAGTTTGGGAAATTTCTTGAAGTTttgaagaagttgtatatcaacatTCCATTCACCGATGTCATTtctcaaatgccttcttatgctaagtttttgagggagattttatcaaataaaagaaGGTTGGAAGATTATGAAACTGTTGCACTTACTGAGGAGTGCAGCGCTTTATGCGAGAACAAGCTCCCACCTAAGCTGAAAGATCCTGGaagtttttccataccatgtcacattggagaAACAAGTATTGAGAGAGCATTATGTGACTTGGGGGCTAGTGTTAGCTTGATGCCACTTTCCATATGTGAGAAGTTAAAGATTGGAGATCTAAAGCCCACAACTATTTCTttgcagttagctgacagatctatAAAGTATCCAGTTGGGATTTTAGAGAATGTACCATTAAAAGTTGGGAAGTTTTTCATTCCAGTGGATTTTATTGTActagagatggaggaggatgtaagaACGCCCATCATACTTGGAAGGCCATTTTTAGCCACTACAGGAGCTAATATAGATGTAAAGAATGGGAAATTGAAGTTGACAGTGGGGGAGGAGGAAATAGAGTTTAATTTATTCCAACATTCCAAGGAACCAGCTGTGATGAATTCTTGTTATAGGGTAGATGTTATAGAGCATGATGCTGAAACTGAAGTTACTAAACTAGAGGAAAATCAAGCTATTCCAATGCAATGCAATCAGCATAAAGTGCGAAAGAAAAAGTCAGCTTCACCATCTCATTTGGTTAGTAATAAAGCTTCAAAAGTTAAGCTCAAGCCtccatcaaaatcactcaaaagAGGAGATTCATCTAAAGTTTGTAAGAATATTCTTCAAGACATAGTTGGGATTCTGAACAAAGCAACAGGTATTTTCACATATAATGGGAAAAAGTTGAAGTATAAATTCATTTCAGCACCTATTGTGAAGGGAGGTAATATTTTCCAATTCCAACCACCATGA